In one Komagataeibacter sp. FNDCR2 genomic region, the following are encoded:
- the gnd gene encoding phosphogluconate dehydrogenase (NAD(+)-dependent, decarboxylating), producing the protein MQIGIVGLGKMGGNIATRLTRHGHDVVLYDRDPAVISKVGAQAVAGKTIASSGLKDMVSKLTSGRRIIWLMLPAGHVTETAVEELGGLLGRNDILIDGGNSFYKDDLRRAAALAAKGIHYIDVGTSGGVWGLERGYCMMYGGSKDATDHVDPILSALAPGLGDIPRTPGRDKPGFDPRAEQGYLHCGPAGSGHFVKMVHNGIEYGIMQAFAEGFHVMMSKNSTELPEDQRFDLNMTDIAEVWRRGSVVSSWLLDLSARALAGNPDLSNYKGDVADSGEGRWTIEAAIEEAVPVPVMSEALFTRFRSRTGNNFAEKMLSAMRFGFGGHIEGTNN; encoded by the coding sequence ATGCAGATTGGTATAGTGGGACTGGGTAAAATGGGTGGCAACATTGCTACGCGCCTGACACGCCACGGGCACGACGTGGTGCTTTATGACCGGGACCCGGCCGTCATTTCCAAGGTGGGCGCGCAGGCCGTGGCCGGAAAGACCATCGCTTCATCCGGCCTGAAGGACATGGTGTCCAAATTGACATCCGGCCGCCGGATCATCTGGCTCATGCTGCCAGCGGGCCATGTGACCGAAACCGCGGTGGAGGAACTGGGCGGCCTGCTGGGCCGCAATGACATCCTGATCGATGGCGGCAATTCCTTTTACAAGGATGACCTCCGCCGTGCGGCCGCACTCGCTGCGAAAGGCATCCATTACATTGATGTTGGCACCTCGGGCGGCGTGTGGGGGCTGGAGCGCGGCTACTGCATGATGTACGGCGGCAGCAAGGACGCCACCGACCATGTGGATCCCATCCTGTCCGCGCTTGCGCCGGGGCTGGGTGACATTCCGCGCACGCCGGGCCGTGACAAGCCCGGCTTCGACCCCCGTGCCGAACAGGGCTACCTGCATTGTGGCCCCGCCGGTTCCGGCCATTTCGTGAAGATGGTCCATAACGGCATCGAATACGGCATCATGCAGGCCTTTGCCGAGGGCTTCCATGTCATGATGTCCAAGAACTCGACCGAACTGCCCGAAGACCAGCGTTTCGACCTGAACATGACCGACATTGCCGAGGTCTGGCGGCGTGGCAGCGTGGTGTCCTCGTGGTTGCTGGACCTTTCGGCCCGCGCGCTGGCGGGCAACCCCGACCTGTCCAACTACAAGGGCGACGTGGCGGATTCCGGCGAGGGGCGCTGGACCATCGAGGCCGCGATCGAGGAAGCGGTACCCGTCCCGGTCATGTCGGAGGCCCTGTTCACACGCTTCCGCTCCCGCACCGGCAACAACTTCGCCGAGAAGATGCTGTCGGCCATGCGCTTTGGCTTTGGTGGCCATATCGAAGGCACGAACAACTGA